AAAATTCTTTTTTTGTTTCCTGAAAAGTATATCCGGCTAATGCTTTAAGATTGTGTTTTCCAAATGATTTTTCGTAAGAAACCGTCTGCTCGCTTAATAAATCTGTAATAGTCAGCGATTTTTGCGTTAAACGGTTAAAGTCGAATATTTTACCCGGTTCAGTAACTTTTACGGTAAAATCTTTTGCATTATCCTGAATTCTGGTATAACCCCAGTTTGATTTTATTTTTAATCCTTCAACGATTTCCCATTCAGCATACGGGTTAATCAATATTGTTGAAATAGGATTTCTGTTGTCTAATCTTTTTAAGTACGCCACCGGATTGATAACGTCTCCGTAAGATCCAATGTATTTTTCAGGAACTCCGCCAAAATGTCCTGAACCGTCTTCTCTGTAAATCGTGGCATTTGGCGGATAAAAAATCGCAGCCAAAATTGCTCCGGTATAACCATTTGCCGTATTAGCCGTCTGACCGTTTGTTAAAGAGTACGAAATGTTTTCTCCAACTGTAAAGTTTGGCGCCAGTTTAAAAGAGGAATTGGCTCTTACTGTATAGCGTTCTCCAAAAGTATTCAACAAAATACCTTCATTTTTTCTGTAACTTCCGGAAAGAAAGAAATTTGATTTTTCTGTTTTTCCGTTAACCGAAATAGATAAATCCTGAATTTCTCCTGTACGGAAAATTTCATCCATCCAGTTGGTTTTTGTTGTTCTTGCTGTTGGTTCAAATGCCGTATCAAAAGCAGGAATTCTTGGTAAACCTGCGTTGTCTCTTGCAATGTTCATAGCATCGGCATATTCTGCTGCATTTAAAACATCCAGTTTTTTAGCTACATTCTGAAAACCTCCCTGATAGTTTACATTCACGTTAATACGGTCTGAAACTCCTTTTTTAGAAGTAATTAAAATTACCCCTCCAGAAGCTCTCGCTCCATAAATCGCTGCCGAAGCCGCATCTTTCAAAACACTAATCGAAGCAATATCATTTGGGTTTATCGTATTTAATGAACCACTGTAGATAATTCCGTCTAATACGATAAGGGGTGTTTCGGCATTTAAAGATCCAATACCACGAATATTGATAGTTGGTGCAGCCGTTGGGTCTCCTCCATCGTTGATTACCGTAACACCGGCAACGGTTCCCTGTAATAATTCGGCAGCATTATTATAGGTTCTGCTTGATGTTTCTTTCATAGAAACAGATCCTACAGCCCCCAGAACTTCATTCTTTTTTACACTTCCGTATCCCATTACTACTACTTCCTGAAGCTGTTTTACATCAGCAGCCAGTTTTACAGAAATAGTTTGTGTGCTTGTTACTTTTACTTCCTGTGTTACATAGCCTACATACGAGAAAATAAGGGTTGCCTCAGGAGCATTGATTTCCATTTTAAAAGTTCCGTCGAAATCTGTTGCGGCAGTCGCGTTAGAACCTTTATCTTTAATCCCTACTCCCGGTAATGGCATATTATCATCGCCGCCGTAAACAGTACCTGAAATGATTATTTTATTCTGATCTGTATCAGCAACTTTTATATTTCTTTTGATGACAATATTATTGCTTACAATCTCATATTTAAGTACGCTGCCACAGATTTTATCCAAAGCCTGTTCAAGCGTTACGTTGCTTAGTTTTAAACTCAGTTTCTGAGCTGCGTTAATCTGGCTGCTTTCGTACATAAAATGCACGTCGACCTGATTTTCGATCTTTTGGAAAATGTTTTTTATACTTTCATTTTCAACTTTTAAAGTCACTCTTTTGTTAATGTCAACATTCCCGGCGTTTGCTGTCAGCGATGCAAAAAACAAAGCCATAAACAGGAACAATTTTGTCCCGAAAGTCTTTATGTTTTCACATTTTACGGCATACCGCATTTGTTTTTCATTCATAATTTTTAGTTTTAAGTTTTTCTTTTGATTATCTGGATTTCTACGTAGTTTTATTTTTGATTTTTTTTAAAGATTACTGAATTTTATATACGCCCGAGTCGAGTTTGTAATTGGCGTTGATGATGTTGCACACCAAAGCAATTACCTGATCTGCAGGAAGTTCTTTAAAATAGCCACTTATCTTTAAGTTGTTTAGATCTTTGTTTTTGATTTCGACAGCCACATTATAATTGCGGTTTATTGAGGCGACCACTTCCGGCAGAGGTGTTTCTTCGAAAACCATGATGTTTTTTCGCCATAACGAAATGGTATTCACCGGAATATCCTTAAAGGCCTGCAGTTTGTTGTCGTGTGATTTAAATATCACTTTCTGTCCCGGCGTTACGTAAACATTTTCTTCTGTAACCGTTGATTTTACATTTACCTTTCCGGTTAAAACCGAAACTTCCTGAGTGGTCTGATCCGGATACGCCTGAACATTAAAACTGGTTCCAAGAACTTTGGTATCCATTTTATTGGTATGAATAATAAACGGATGTTTTTTGTCTTTGGCTACATCAAAAAAAGCTTCTCCGGTTAGGTGTACTTCTCTGGTATCGCCTTTAAATTCTTTTGGATATTTTAAAACACTGCCGGCATTTAACCAGATTTGTGTTCCGTCGCTTAGTACTACTTTTTTATGTTCGCCCAGTTTTGCCGCATCTTGTATCGTCTCAACCGAATGCAATGACTGATAAAAAAATACCGATAAACCGGCCAATAAGGTTAAAGAGGCTGCAATGGCCCAGTTTTTATAATGAAGCGAAATAACGCTGTTTGTTTTCTTTATTTGTTTTAATTCCTTTTTCAGTTTTGAACGATCTGACTGAATCGTTTCCATAACATCAGAAACTTCATCGGTGCGATCGTACCATTTATTCCACATTTCTTGTCCTGTGGGCGAATATTTTCCTTCTAAAAAATGTTTAATTTCTTGCTTTAATTTTTCAGGCATTATAATTTCTTTATGTCTTTAATAGTATGTCTTGGGAATTGTCTTTTTGGGTAGGCGCGCGAGGTTACGCTTCTGTTAAGAAAAAAGTGCGCCTCTTCATTTTAATTTTACTTTAATTGAATTCGCCCAGATACGTGCGCATAAATTTGAGCGCATAGGTAATATGGTACTTTACAGTTTCGATTGAAACGTTTAGTTCCTCGGCAATTTCTTTATTGGTGTAATGTTTTACGCGGCTCAGGATAAAAACCTCTTTTGATTTTTTGGGAAGCAGCATTGCAGCCTGATCAACGGCCTTTTGCAGTTCATCATAATAAATAGATTCTTCTGTGGCATTGTGACTGGTAAAGGAAACGGTATTTTTATCTAAAACTTCCTGTATGTACTGATCTGTAACGGTGTGGGATTTTATATAATCCAGCGTCATATAACGCACGGATGTATAGATATAAGCCGCGAAGGTTTTTTGAATCGTTATGGTTTTGCGTCTCTCCCAAATACTGGCAAAAACTTCCTGAACAATTTCTTCTGAAACAGCCGTAGACTTCATCCTTAAATATACAAACCGAACAAGGGAATCTCTGTATCGGAAATATAACTCATCAAATGCTTTGTCTTTTCCTTGTTTTAATAAGTCAACAAGGGCTTCATCTGTAGAATTTTTATACATAACAATTCACTTTGTTTTTATTTGTCAGATAAAAAGTGTTTGGCCAGACACTAGGGAGAATTGTTTTTTGAGGATGTTTTTCAATTTTTAAAAATGACATATTTACGTTATTTCGTTTATAATATGTCTTCAAAATTAGAGATCAGGGTAGGTCAATTACGTTACCATTACATTAACAAAAGAACAGCAATACGAAACGTAATATTAA
This portion of the Flavobacterium gelatinilyticum genome encodes:
- a CDS encoding TonB-dependent receptor; translated protein: MNEKQMRYAVKCENIKTFGTKLFLFMALFFASLTANAGNVDINKRVTLKVENESIKNIFQKIENQVDVHFMYESSQINAAQKLSLKLSNVTLEQALDKICGSVLKYEIVSNNIVIKRNIKVADTDQNKIIISGTVYGGDDNMPLPGVGIKDKGSNATAATDFDGTFKMEINAPEATLIFSYVGYVTQEVKVTSTQTISVKLAADVKQLQEVVVMGYGSVKKNEVLGAVGSVSMKETSSRTYNNAAELLQGTVAGVTVINDGGDPTAAPTINIRGIGSLNAETPLIVLDGIIYSGSLNTINPNDIASISVLKDAASAAIYGARASGGVILITSKKGVSDRINVNVNYQGGFQNVAKKLDVLNAAEYADAMNIARDNAGLPRIPAFDTAFEPTARTTKTNWMDEIFRTGEIQDLSISVNGKTEKSNFFLSGSYRKNEGILLNTFGERYTVRANSSFKLAPNFTVGENISYSLTNGQTANTANGYTGAILAAIFYPPNATIYREDGSGHFGGVPEKYIGSYGDVINPVAYLKRLDNRNPISTILINPYAEWEIVEGLKIKSNWGYTRIQDNAKDFTVKVTEPGKIFDFNRLTQKSLTITDLLSEQTVSYEKSFGKHNLKALAGYTFQETKKEFYTIEGTGFDNEDPSQRYLLNAKLIQQRDTGASDEIISSYVGRLNYDFGQKYMLSGIVRRDGTSKLLSANRWKVYPSVSAGWLISEENFMKGIEPVISSLKLRASWGQIGNLGNLGPYQFSVPLSQTQALIGTVPTINYGYAESELSNPDLRWESSEQTNIGLDFTMLNNSLIGSVDAYVKTNKDMLVKDQLPGVSGTPEGRIVNSGDVENKGIELSLTYQKTRGEFKFDVTANAGFLSNKIVSIKDDLSALEPLDLARVRSLPLANIYKVGSPVGAFYGYASDGLFQSDAEAKAYVNKDGVQYQPNAVAGDIKFKDENGDGVINNNDRVVLGSPFPKTTYSLNANFRYKGFDMNIFFSGAAGNSVFNAVKHTGLNASFPGYNLLADSKDAWSPTNTNTNIPVLSSTDNNNNFGRISDLYIEDASFLRLKNVSLGYTVKESWLNGKAKLRFFISAQNLFTITKYSGMDPEVGLKNFGMDLGRYPLSRIYMTGVNATF
- a CDS encoding FecR family protein, whose translation is MPEKLKQEIKHFLEGKYSPTGQEMWNKWYDRTDEVSDVMETIQSDRSKLKKELKQIKKTNSVISLHYKNWAIAASLTLLAGLSVFFYQSLHSVETIQDAAKLGEHKKVVLSDGTQIWLNAGSVLKYPKEFKGDTREVHLTGEAFFDVAKDKKHPFIIHTNKMDTKVLGTSFNVQAYPDQTTQEVSVLTGKVNVKSTVTEENVYVTPGQKVIFKSHDNKLQAFKDIPVNTISLWRKNIMVFEETPLPEVVASINRNYNVAVEIKNKDLNNLKISGYFKELPADQVIALVCNIINANYKLDSGVYKIQ
- a CDS encoding RNA polymerase sigma-70 factor, with translation MYKNSTDEALVDLLKQGKDKAFDELYFRYRDSLVRFVYLRMKSTAVSEEIVQEVFASIWERRKTITIQKTFAAYIYTSVRYMTLDYIKSHTVTDQYIQEVLDKNTVSFTSHNATEESIYYDELQKAVDQAAMLLPKKSKEVFILSRVKHYTNKEIAEELNVSIETVKYHITYALKFMRTYLGEFN